In Streptomyces sannanensis, the DNA window TGGCTTCCTCGCCGAGAACGCCGCGTTCGCGCAGGCCTGCGCGGAGGCGGGCCTGGTCTTCATCGGCCCCTCCGCCGAGTCCATCTCCCTCATGGGCGACAAGATCCGCGCCAAGGAGACGGTGAAGGCGGCCGGTGTCCCGGTCGTCCCCGGCTCCTCCGGCAGCGGCCTGACCGACGGGGAACTCGCCGCGGCCGCACGGGAGATCGGCATGCCGGTGCTGCTGAAGCCCTCCGCGGGCGGCGGCGGCAAGGGCATGCGCCTGGTCCGCGACGAGTCCCTGCTCACCGACGAGATCGCCGCGGCCCGGCGCGAGGCACGGGCCTCCTTCGGCGACGACACGCTGCTGGTGGAGCGCTGGATCGACCGCCCCCGCCATATCGAGATCCAGGTCCTGGCGGACGGCCACGGCAATGTCGTCCACCTCGGCGAACGCGAATGCTCGCTCCAGCGTCGCCACCAGAAGATCGTCGAGGAGGCCCCGTCGGTCCTCCTCGACGAGGCGACGCGCGCCTCCATGGGCGAGGCAGCGGTCCAGGCGGCCCGCTCCTGCGGCTACCGGGGCGCGGGCACGGTCGAGTTCATCGTCCCGGGCGGCGACCCGTCGTCGTACTACTTCATGGAGATGAACACCCGGCTCCAGGTGGAGCACCCGGTGACGGAGCTGGCTGTATTGATCGCGGGGGACGGCCTGGACCTGGTGGAGTGGCAGCTGAAGGTGGCCGCGGGCGAGCAGCTGGCGTTCGCCCAGGACGACATCTCCCTCACCGGTCATGCGATCGAGGCCCGCATCTGCGCCGAGGACCCCTCGCGCGGATTTCTGCCGTCCGGCGGCACGATCCTCTCCCTGCGCGAGCCGCGGGGAGACGGCGTCCGCACGGACTCCGGTCTCGCCGAGAACACCGAGGTCGGCAGCCTGTACGACCCGATGCTGTCGAAGGTCATCGTCCACGGCCCCGACCGCCCCACCGCCCTGCGCAAGCTGCGCGCGGCCCTGGCGGACACGGTCACCCTGGGCGTCCAGACCAACGCCGGCTTCGTCCGTCGCCTCCTGGCCCACCCGGACGTCGTCTCCGGCGACCTGGACACCGGCCTGGTGGAGCGCGCGGTGGACGGCCTGGTGGACCGCGAGGTCCCGGCGGAGGTCTACGCGGCGGCGGCGCTGCTGCGCCAGGCGGCGCTGGAGCCCGGGTCCGCGTCGGGCTGGGCGGACCCCTTCTCGACGCCGAGCGGCTGGCGCCTCGGCGGCGAGGCGGCCTGGACCGTGCACCACTTCCGCGTCCCGGGCAACGACCCGGTCGAGGTCCGGGTGCGCGGCAACGAACTTCTGGTGGGCGGCACACAGGTCAAGCCGGTGCGACGACTGAGGACGGAAACCCCGGCCGGCCATACGGAGAACGGCAACACCGTCACGGTCGAGCTCGAGGGCGTCACGCACACCTTCCACCACACACCCGCCCCGGAAGGCATGTGGCTCGGCCGGGACGGGGACGCCTGGCACGTCCAGGTGTACGACCCCGTCGAGGAAGCCCTCCGCGGTGCCGGACGGCACGGCGGGGCCGACACGCTCGCCGCGCCCATGCCCGGCACCGTCACCGTCGTCAAGGTGGCCGTCGGGGACGAAGTCGTCGCCGGCCAGAGCCTGCTCGTCGTGGAGGCGATGAAGATGGAGCACGTCATCTCCGCACCGCACGCCGGCACCGTCGCCGAGCTCGACGTCACCCCCGGCACCACGGTCGCCATGGACCAGGTACTGGCCGTCGTGACCCCGCACGAGGAGGACGAGGGATGATCGAGGGACTGCCCATGTCGGTGCCCGCGCCGGGGCTGCCGGCCCGGGTGCGGATCTACGAGGTCGGCGCCCGCGACGGGCTGCAGAACGAGAAGACGGTCGTCCCGACCGAGGTGAAGGCCGAGTTCATCCGCCGCCTCGCCGACGCGGGGCTGAGCACCGTGGAGGCGACCAGCTTCGTCCACCCCAAGTGGGTGCCCCAGCTGGCCGATGCCGAGCAGCTGTTCCCGATGCTCGACGGAGTCGGCGCCCGGCTCCCCGTCCTCGTGCCGAACGAGCGTGGCCTGGACCGTGCTCTCGCCCTGGGAGCGAAGGAAGTGGCGGTCTTCGCGAGCGCCACGGAGTCCTTCGCCAAGGCCAACCTCAACCGCACCGTCGACGAGGCCCTGGCCATGTTCGAGCCGGTGGTCACCAGGGCCCGGGCCGAGGGGCTGCATGTCCGCGGGTATCTGTCGATGTGCTTCGGCGACCCCTGGGAGGGCCCGGTCCCGGTCCACCAGGTGGTACGGGTCACCAAGGCCCTCGCCGACATGGGCTGCGCCGAGCTGAGCCTGGGCGACACGATCGGCGTGGCGACCCCCGGGCATGTACAGGAGCTGCTCTCCACCCTCAATGAAGCGGGCGTGCACACGAACACCATCGGTGTGCACTTCCACGACACCTATGGGCAGGCCCTCGCCAACACCCTCGCCGCGCTCCAGCACGGCGTGACCACCGTGGACTCCTCGGCCGGCGGCCTCGGCGGCTGCCCGTACGCGAAGAGCGCCACCGGAAACCTCGCCACCGAAGACCTCGTGTGGATGCTCCACGGCCTCGGCATCGAAACCGGGGTCGACCTCGGCAGACTCACCGCCACCAGCGTGTGGATGGCCGAACAGCTGGGCCGCCCCAGCCCCTCCCGTACCGTCCGTGCCCTCTCCCACAAGGAGTGACCCCCATGTCCCTGGACCACAGGCTCTCCGAAGAGCACGAGGAACTGCGCCGCACCGTCGAGGAGTTCGCGCACGACGTCGTCGCGCCCAAGATCGGTGACTACTACGAGCGCCATGAGTTCCCGTACGAAATCGTCCGCC includes these proteins:
- a CDS encoding hydroxymethylglutaryl-CoA lyase — encoded protein: MIEGLPMSVPAPGLPARVRIYEVGARDGLQNEKTVVPTEVKAEFIRRLADAGLSTVEATSFVHPKWVPQLADAEQLFPMLDGVGARLPVLVPNERGLDRALALGAKEVAVFASATESFAKANLNRTVDEALAMFEPVVTRARAEGLHVRGYLSMCFGDPWEGPVPVHQVVRVTKALADMGCAELSLGDTIGVATPGHVQELLSTLNEAGVHTNTIGVHFHDTYGQALANTLAALQHGVTTVDSSAGGLGGCPYAKSATGNLATEDLVWMLHGLGIETGVDLGRLTATSVWMAEQLGRPSPSRTVRALSHKE
- a CDS encoding acetyl/propionyl/methylcrotonyl-CoA carboxylase subunit alpha, yielding MFSTVLVANRGEIAVRVIRTLRELGVRSVAVFSDADADAPHVRAADTAVRIGPAPAAESYLSIERLLDAARRTGAQAVHPGYGFLAENAAFAQACAEAGLVFIGPSAESISLMGDKIRAKETVKAAGVPVVPGSSGSGLTDGELAAAAREIGMPVLLKPSAGGGGKGMRLVRDESLLTDEIAAARREARASFGDDTLLVERWIDRPRHIEIQVLADGHGNVVHLGERECSLQRRHQKIVEEAPSVLLDEATRASMGEAAVQAARSCGYRGAGTVEFIVPGGDPSSYYFMEMNTRLQVEHPVTELAVLIAGDGLDLVEWQLKVAAGEQLAFAQDDISLTGHAIEARICAEDPSRGFLPSGGTILSLREPRGDGVRTDSGLAENTEVGSLYDPMLSKVIVHGPDRPTALRKLRAALADTVTLGVQTNAGFVRRLLAHPDVVSGDLDTGLVERAVDGLVDREVPAEVYAAAALLRQAALEPGSASGWADPFSTPSGWRLGGEAAWTVHHFRVPGNDPVEVRVRGNELLVGGTQVKPVRRLRTETPAGHTENGNTVTVELEGVTHTFHHTPAPEGMWLGRDGDAWHVQVYDPVEEALRGAGRHGGADTLAAPMPGTVTVVKVAVGDEVVAGQSLLVVEAMKMEHVISAPHAGTVAELDVTPGTTVAMDQVLAVVTPHEEDEG